A single genomic interval of Vulpes vulpes isolate BD-2025 chromosome 3, VulVul3, whole genome shotgun sequence harbors:
- the LOC112929240 gene encoding zinc finger protein 688 isoform X2 yields MVPPWGPRLAGRQAKTPSGRGRPGAVSFADVAVYFSPEEWGCLQAAQRALYRDVMRETYGHLGALGFADAKPVLISWLERKAEVWTPEAEDPEEGARHPGSGIGEI; encoded by the exons ATGGTGCCACCCTGGGGTCCGCGCCTCGCCGGCAGGCAGGCAAAAACCCCATCTGGGCGAGGGAGGCCGGGCGCCGTGAGCTTCGCGGACGTGGCCGTGTACTTCTCCCCGGAGGAGTGGGGCTGCCTGCAGGCCGCGCAGAGGGCCCTGTACCGGGACGTGATGCGGGAGACCTACGGCCACCTGGGCGCGCTCG GATTCGCAGACGCCAAACCCGTCCTCATCTCCTGGCTGGAAAGAAAGGCGGAGGTGTGGACCCCGGAGGCCGAGGATCCCGAGGAGGGGGCCAGGCACCCAGGATCTGGGATAG